One Candidatus Stygibacter australis genomic window, GATAGAAAAAGTGGCACTTCTCCCCTATCATGATCTGGCAAAACATAAGGCTGAGAGATTTAGTTTGAGAGAAAACTCAGAGAGCTTCAGTTGCTCAGCAGAATTTCTAAAAGCAAGCATCACAAAATTTGAGAAGGCTGGCTTTACTGTTCAATCTGGAGGATAATATTAGATGAATAAAAGGATAGAAAGACTCAGAAACAATTCATTATCAGCTATTAACCGTATTTCAGATGAACGGGCTAATTTGATAACTGACTATTATTTACAAAGTGACACAGCCTGCAAACCAGTAGCCATTCAAAGAGCAGAAGCTTTCAGATATTTTTTGCAGCATAAGGCTTTGTATTATAAAGAAGGTGAATTGATAATAGGCGAACGGGGAGAAGCACCAAAGGCAACACCTACCTATCCTGAGATCACTCTTCATTCACTTAATGACCTTAAGATAATGAATGACAGGGAGAAAGTATCCTTTAAAGCATCAAAGGAGATATTTGACTTATACAGAGATAAGATAATTCCTTTCTGGGAAGGTAAAACCAATAGAGATCGTCTTTTTGCTGCTTTGGATGAGGAATGGAAAACCGCCTATCGGGCAGGGATATTCACCGAGTTTCAGGAGCAACGGGCACCGGGACATACTGTTCTGGGTCATCAGCTATTTGAGAAAGGATTCAAGGATATTATTGCTGAGATAGAATCCGCTATGGAACAGCTTGATTTTAGTAATGATCAGGAAGCTCAGGATAAAAGGGATGAACTAACGGCAATGAAGATAGCTGCTGAGGCTATTATAGAATATGCAGAAAGAAATGCAGAATATCTGAGAGAAATTGCTGAGAATGATGAAATGCTGGAAATTGCTGATATATGCAGCAGAACACCTGCAAGTGCACCTCAGACCTTTCACGAAGCGCTTCAGCATTACTGGTTTATCCATTTGGGCGTGGTAAGTGAGCTAAACCCCTGGGATTCTTTCAATCCAGGGCGATTAGACCAGCATTTATACCCATTTTATCAAAAAGGTATAGCTGAAGGCAGTTTAACTAAAGAACGGGCTATTGAGCTATTACAAGCCTTCTGGATAAAATTTAATAATCATCCATCACCACCTAAAATTGGAGTTACGGCTCAAGAGAGTAATACCTATACAGATTTCTGTCTGATCAATCTGGGAGGACTTATGCCTGACGGCAGTGATGCTGTAAATGAATTAAGCTATGTCATCCTGGATGTGATCGAAGAGATGCGTCTGCTTCAACCCAGTTCCATGATCCAGATATCGGCAAAAAGTCCTGAAGAATTTCTGGTACGGGCTTTGAAGATAATAAAAACCGGGTTTGGGCAACCTTCTATATTTAATACAGATATGATCATCAAGGAACTGCTTGCTCAGGGAAAGGAATTGATAGATGCCAGGAGAGGTGGAGCCAGTGGCTGTGTGGAAACGGGAGCATTTGGGACAGAAGCTTATATTCTTTCCGGTTACTTTAATCTGACGAAAGTATTGGAGCTTACACTGCATAATGGTTTTGACCCTGTGAGTAAAAGGCAGATCGGGATAAAAAACGGAGAGTCAGGAGAATTT contains:
- a CDS encoding pyruvate formate lyase family protein → MNKRIERLRNNSLSAINRISDERANLITDYYLQSDTACKPVAIQRAEAFRYFLQHKALYYKEGELIIGERGEAPKATPTYPEITLHSLNDLKIMNDREKVSFKASKEIFDLYRDKIIPFWEGKTNRDRLFAALDEEWKTAYRAGIFTEFQEQRAPGHTVLGHQLFEKGFKDIIAEIESAMEQLDFSNDQEAQDKRDELTAMKIAAEAIIEYAERNAEYLREIAENDEMLEIADICSRTPASAPQTFHEALQHYWFIHLGVVSELNPWDSFNPGRLDQHLYPFYQKGIAEGSLTKERAIELLQAFWIKFNNHPSPPKIGVTAQESNTYTDFCLINLGGLMPDGSDAVNELSYVILDVIEEMRLLQPSSMIQISAKSPEEFLVRALKIIKTGFGQPSIFNTDMIIKELLAQGKELIDARRGGASGCVETGAFGTEAYILSGYFNLTKVLELTLHNGFDPVSKRQIGIKNGESGEFDNFEDLLKAYRKQLEHFLSIKIRGNNIIHKLNAKYLKAPFLSTLIQGCIENGIDYNAGGAKYNTTYIQGVGLGTITDCLSAINEHVYKKQDISMEYLMTALDANYTGWEILQYELQENSPRWGNDDKDADIMAQRVFEYFYEAVNGKPTSIGGVHRINLLPTTSHIYFGSKTGATPDGRRAFTPLSEGISPVQGYDLNGPTAVLNSAASIDHSKTGGTLLNQKFTPDFFSSADSMSKLASLVRGYFAMGGHHIQFNVVDASTLRAAQKNPENYKNLIVRVAGYSDYFNDLGIELQNEIIKRTEQT